GCGCGGGCCCCGTCCCCTTCACCTACAGCGCGGAAGCCTTCCCCCTACACATCCGCGACATCGGCATGTCCTCCGCCACGGCGGTGACGTGGGGCTTCAACTTCATCATCAGCTTCACCTGGCCGCAGATGATTTCTTCGTTTGGGGTGACGGGCGCGTTCGTGTGGTACGCGTGCTGGAACCTCGTCGGGTTTGTGGTGGCGTACTTCTTCCTGCCAGAGACGAAGGGCCTGACGCTCGAGGAGCTCGACAGCGTGTTTGATGTAAAGAGTCGCGACCACGCTGGGTACTATGCTTCCAAGATGCCGTGGTATGCGAAGAAGTATGTCTTGCGCCGGGATGTTGAGCCGTTTCCTGCGTTGTATGAGTTGGACGGGGATGATGAGCCCGGGTATCAtgagggaggaggagggcgcAAGGCTACTGTCCATCATGATGAGACGGGCCTTGTTGCGGGACAATCTGCTGAGAAGCAGGTGCCGTAGGAAACGGAGTTTTTGGCATTGATTCAGGCCAAGGAGTGTGTTGTATGGGATGTACAAGCCTTACTAGATCTCATATAGCCTGCCTTGAGCGTTCGGTTCGAAAGGCTGGACGAAAGAGGATTTGATTTCGTTTGGTTGCGTCCTCGTGGGATTTTGACATGAATGCGTCGACACTTAGCAGTCATGTCACGTAAGGCAAGTCTTCACAAGGACACCAATAAAGTTTAAATGATATGGAACAAATAACAAGCTGTTGCCAAGTGCGTCTTGTACAATGCTACCACTCTGTGTGGCTTCCATAACCTCTACCATGTTCTGATGCTATTCTCATGATGCGTGAAACTCCGTGTTATGCGTTTGAGCACCCCCGTCTGTCCACAAGACCAAACAATGCTAGGCAAGACCGATCCAATATCCGAATATGCGTCAGATGCTCCCAGAATACCCAACTAATCCCAGCTCATCCAATTGGACCTGAGCACATCGTCCTCCTCAGTCGATTCTTCGGCTGTTTCTTTCCCCTTCTCTGTTTTCTTTTCCTCGTCCGAGGAGCTCACCCTCCCGTCTACGAGTCAATCCCAAAGTCCGTCCAACGAGTCGCCCACTGGAACCAGTTCACGACTGCTCACCTCAAGCACCTCTTTGTCTCTCTTGGGCGTCGTCTCCAACTCATTCCCAAGCCCATGCAGCCAGTTACCCTCGTACGGGTCCGGGTCGGACATTGTGTCTTCTGTGTGTGACTCTACATCGCCGTCAGAAGAGTGAAGGTCTGATGTCTCCATTTCATCCGTGTGCGAGGTTGCCTCGCCCCTCGATGGTGGCGCTACCAACTCGAATTCTTTCGCCGGTGTCATCTCAAGGCTGCTCGGTTTTCGGGCGTGGAACAGAGAGGATTCCGATTTTCGTGAGCGGTGCAGCGGCGGTGTGACAGGCTTCCCAAAGTCGAACTCTGTGGCCTCAAGTTGCGCCTGGTTGATTGGGCTTGTCATCGGTCCTCTAACCAGGGAAACATTGTAATGGCTCTTTGCCGCCCTCTTGAGGCGTGGTTTGCGAACAATGACAGGCGAGGAGCTGCCATGGCCATGCCTTGCCCGCATCTCTAGTCGttcttcctcttccgtcTCTTCGTCTGTAAGCACGTTCTCCATCAGACGCCTGTGATGCGCCATGAGTTGCACGCTGCTTCCGGAACATCTACGCTGCCTGTTCTTCACGACTTCGGTGTCTAGCGTCAGAGCGGGAGCTACCGAAGATGTCTGCTTTGGAAGGGCAATGGATTTGGGCCAAGGAGGTGGCAAAGCGATGCCGGTGGTGAGCCTCCTCAAGTCAACTTGACTATCCGAGAATACGACGCGGGCTCGCAAACGATGGACCGCCCTGTCCAACGCGAGCTCAATGGCACAACGATCGCGGATCCGGCTCAGTTTCGGCCACGCAGCACGCTCGCCCATCAAACAGGCTCGCAGCATGAACTCGGGGCTCGGATTGCTGAGAATTTTCGGAATGTCGTGAACATTTACTTCTGGGAGAATGTTGATGTCGCCCGAATACTTTTGGCTGAGAATGCTCCTAAGCTTAGTGACGAGATTCGGAAAGACACCAATCTCGGCAAGGAAATGCAAACGATGCAATGCCTCATCTTTGGCAAGAGCAGTGAGGGCGTAGACCCAGTCAAGCTCTTGCTTGCTGGGTGACAGGCTGGACCCCCGGCGTGCCGCGAAATCATCGGGATCCAGCTGGTCATCACGAGCCAGAAACGGGGTAACGTGAGGGTTCACTTGAGAGACAATGAAGTGATTTACGTTGAACATCTCTGCAAGCCTCGTCATGGGCAAATCGTTGTCCACAGACCCGTCGATCCATCGCTGCGGTGTCGGGTTCCAGGGCATGTATTCGCCGGTATCGGGGTCCTTTACGAGCAGCGGCGCAGCGCTGAAGACGAGGGGTACGGAGCATGATGCAGCTACAGCGGACCAGATCATGACATTGGGTGCCGTGATGTAGTTTAGGAGACACGGCAGCTCGTACATGGATTCGGTTGAGACGCAAATATTGAGGACGCGCCGAGTGCGGTTATAGGCTTCCTGAAAGGTAAGATCTCCGACCAAACCACGCATCACGCGGGTCAGGTGTTTTATATCGGACCAGCTTCCCTCGGTGAGCAATCTCCGCATGTGGTCAAAGACGCCGTCGGGGTTCTCCTCAGCATCAAAGACAGCTAGGTCGCCATAGGGGAATTCCTTTACGAGCCGAGGAATCTCTTCATCGGTCCTCGTACAGATCACGGCCGACACAATGGAACCTGCTGAGGCACCTGATATGATGCGCGGAAGCAGTTTGACTTCGAAGAGGGCCTTGAGAACACCGATATGGGACATACCCAGAGTCCCGCCTCCACTCAAGAGCAGTGCACTTCGCCCGAAACTCTGGCGGGCGTACAGGACACTCTCGAGGATGTCCCTCTGGCCCATGCCTTCGGGCAATGCGAACTGGCTCTTTTCTACTAGGGCGTCGATCGTCTGCATGGCCGAGTCGACGTAACGTTCGATGAGGCTCTTGGTGCCTACGTATGAGTGTCTATATAGGTCGACGTTCCCCATGCCGCCAAGGTCTCTGCATAGGGCGGTTCGGACAAGGTGCATCATGGCACGAGTGTCGCAGTTCGTTCGTGCATCGTCGAGTTCTTTCAGTCGCGCCTCAATCAGGGCTGGGTTGTAATCTCCCGAATATGGGTCGAGTTTCCAAAGGTCATTTTCCTCGAGGATGTCGAGCTCTTCTGCGGCTTCCTGCCATTGTTTCCTGCTTTCCGCCTACGTAAGGATGATTTGTTAGCGGACCGGCTTGAGGCTGGTGCAACATGTGGGACTGAACGAAGAGCAGACGTACATTCTTCATGTGAATAGAGAGCACAAGCCTACGCTCTTCCTTTTTCCTCCTGTTCTCCCGTTCCAGCTCAGACAGTCCATCACGAAGAGACAAGACAAGGTTATTGGCGCCCTTGATGGCCCGGGATATTGAATCAAAGGCAGCATTTAGAGGCGTCGGTGGCTGTTGTTTCTTGATGGAAGAAGGGCGGCCAGGTTTGGTCGAGGCTGAGGGGCCAGAGGGGGAGGAGGACTTGACCCGGATCGCGGGCAGAGGGTGCACAGGATTCAGGAAAACGTCGTTCATGATGGCGAGGGTGAATTTGGGTCGAAGGTGACGATGGTGGTTCGGAGGGCTAGGTGAAAAGTCGGGAAACGAAGCTGGTGAACGAG
The DNA window shown above is from Colletotrichum lupini chromosome 7, complete sequence and carries:
- a CDS encoding patatin-like phospholipase: MNDVFLNPVHPLPAIRVKSSSPSGPSASTKPGRPSSIKKQQPPTPLNAAFDSISRAIKGANNLVLSLRDGLSELERENRRKKEERRLVLSIHMKNAESRKQWQEAAEELDILEENDLWKLDPYSGDYNPALIEARLKELDDARTNCDTRAMMHLVRTALCRDLGGMGNVDLYRHSYVGTKSLIERYVDSAMQTIDALVEKSQFALPEGMGQRDILESVLYARQSFGRSALLLSGGGTLGMSHIGVLKALFEVKLLPRIISGASAGSIVSAVICTRTDEEIPRLVKEFPYGDLAVFDAEENPDGVFDHMRRLLTEGSWSDIKHLTRVMRGLVGDLTFQEAYNRTRRVLNICVSTESMYELPCLLNYITAPNVMIWSAVAASCSVPLVFSAAPLLVKDPDTGEYMPWNPTPQRWIDGSVDNDLPMTRLAEMFNVNHFIVSQVNPHVTPFLARDDQLDPDDFAARRGSSLSPSKQELDWVYALTALAKDEALHRLHFLAEIGVFPNLVTKLRSILSQKYSGDINILPEVNVHDIPKILSNPSPEFMLRACLMGERAAWPKLSRIRDRCAIELALDRAVHRLRARVVFSDSQVDLRRLTTGIALPPPWPKSIALPKQTSSVAPALTLDTEVVKNRQRRCSGSSVQLMAHHRRLMENVLTDEETEEEERLEMRARHGHGSSSPVIVRKPRLKRAAKSHYNVSLVRGPMTSPINQAQLEATEFDFGKPVTPPLHRSRKSESSLFHARKPSSLEMTPAKEFELVAPPSRGEATSHTDEMETSDLHSSDGDVESHTEDTMSDPDPYEGNWLHGLGNELETTPKRDKEVLEVSSRELVPVGDSLDGLWD